The following coding sequences lie in one Apium graveolens cultivar Ventura chromosome 1, ASM990537v1, whole genome shotgun sequence genomic window:
- the LOC141661095 gene encoding uncharacterized protein LOC141661095, with product MGIVQGAQESLSEYLNRFTKEALKVPDLDDKVAVIALQQGTRDEFFKMSLAKCPPESMMQLQDRARKYIKVGESMKKTTLNNEPTGNKKGKTDQEYDDKDKYPRIGTNSDSSSSKKNQQPRFSDYARQLKDEIEHLIRREKFRCFTKGEEAGGQKRDNDRRDDDRRGNDRDRNLQPRGPVINIISGGPTTTGTTRNSRKAYAREVMSIVGDPSKHSKSELTLEFSDPDLEGFKFPQDDPLVITLIIGNCPVMRALVDNGASVDILFHDTFIRMGYNNSQLTPSDAPIYRFNHVECKVEGAIQNFLKYQGRAQGGHTDVTSRL from the exons ATGGGCATAGTCCAAGGAGCGCAAGAGTCCCTAAGTGAATATCTGAATCGATTTACGAAGGAGGCTTTGAAGGTCCCTGATCTGGATGATAAGGTAGCTGTGATAGCCCTGCAACAAGGGACTAGagacgagttctttaagatgtccttggctaaGTGCCCTCCCGAAAGCATGATGCAGCTCCAGGATAGAGCCAGGAAATATATCAAGGTGGGGGAGAGTATGAAGAAGACAACTTTGAATAATGAACCTACTGGAAACAAGAAGGGGAAAACGGATCAGGAGTACGATGACAAGGACAAGTATCCACGAATTGGCACAAACTCTGACTCCTCCTCCTCTAAAAAGAATCAACAACCAAGGTTCTCTGACTATGCGAG gcaactcaaggatgagattgagCATCTGATCCGAAGGGAAAAGTTCAGATgtttcaccaagggtgaagaggcCGGAGGCCAAAAAAGAGATAATGATCGAAGAGATGACGATCGAAGGGGTAACGACAGAGATCGCAACCTACAGCCCCGAGGGCCAGTGATCAATATTATCTCAGGAGGACCTACAACAACTGGTACTACAAGGAACTCCCGAAAAGCTTATGCGAGAGAAGTAATGAGCATAGTTGGAGATCCATCTAAGCACTCCAAGTCAGAGTTAACGCTTGAATTTAGTGACCCGGACCTTGAAGGTTTTAAATTTCCTCAGGATGATCCTCTAGTTATTACTCTAATAATTGGAAATTGTCCTGTTATGAGGGCCCTAGTGGACAATGGAGCTTCCGTGGACATCCTGTTCCATGACACATTCATAAGGATGGGCTACAATAATTCTCAACTAACTCCATCTGACGCACCCATCTACAGGTTCAACCATGTGGAATGCAAAGTCGAAGGAGCAATACAAAATTTCCTTAAATATCAGGGAAGAGCCCAGGGCGGCCACACAGATGTAACTTCCAGGTTGTAA
- the LOC141662187 gene encoding O-fucosyltransferase 20-like, protein MYSNTIMKMKKQSYISVPSQLINSLSSTSLQSLLTSPKKSSRPSRFNFFKNPRFYFSFIILFGLVEILKMCYNLDPLGPFSPYPCSVSSRVLYSHQESSISEGNFISQLSVRPKVEESDQEMSEFWKQNDGLGFVSCLDFSKDYKKESSRILKDRKNYLVVVVAGGINQQRNQIVDAVVIARILGAALVVPILQVNVIWGDESEFCDIFDLEHFKSVLADDVRIVTSLPSTHLMSRPVEEKNTPLHVSPQWIRARYLRRMRREGVLLLRGLDSRLSKDLPVDLQKLRCKVAFHALKFAPSILHLGNKLTERIRSKGPYLALHLRLEKDVWVRTGCLPGLSHGYNEIIRDERKQHPKLLTSRSTMSYHERKLAGLCPLNAMDVTRLLKALGAPKTAQIFWAGGTPFGGERALLPLTKDFPHLYNKEDLALPGELEPFAKKASMMAAVDYIVSENSDVFMPSHGGNMGHAIQGSRAYAGHKKTIIPNKRQMVPYFLNSSIPEEDFSRIIVNLHRDSLGKPKLRTTSKAGRDVTKYPIPECMCNDLNRHSSF, encoded by the exons ATGTATAGTAACACCATCATGAAAATGAAGAAACAAAGTTACATATCAGTTCCTTCTCAACTCATCAACTCTCTTTCCTCTACTTCACTTCAATCTCTTCTTACTTCACCGAAAAAGTCTTCTAGACCCTCAAGATTCAATTTTTTCAAGAACCCAagattttatttttctttcattATTTTATTTGGGCTTGTTGAAATTTTGAAGATGTGTTATAATCTTGATCCTTTAGGGCCTTTTTCACCATACCCATGTTCAGTTTCATCCCGGGTTTTGTATTCTCATCAAGAATCATCAATTTCAGAAGGGAATTTTATTTCTCAACTTAGTGTTAGGCCAAAAGTTGaagaaagtgatcaagaaatgaGTGAGTTCTGGAAGCAAAATGATGGGTTGGGATTTGTGTCATGTTTGGATTTTAGTAAAGATTATAAGAAAGAGAGTTCTAGAATTTTGAAAGATAGGAAGAATTATTTAGTTGTGGTTGTTGCTGGTGGGATTAATCAGCAGAGGAATCAGATTGTTGATGCTGTTGTTATTGCCAGGATTCTTGGAGCTGCTTTGGTTGTTCCTATTTTGCAAGTTAATGTCATCTGGGGGGATGAAAG TgaattttgtgatatttttgatTTGGAACACTTCAAGAGCGTTCTTGCTGATGATGTGAGAATAGTTACATCACTACCATCAACTCATTTAATGTCCAGACCAGTTGAGGAGAAGAACACTCCCTTGCATGTTTCCCCTCAATGGATTCGTGCCCGCTATCTCCGACGA ATGAGAAGGGAAGGTGTTCTGCTATTACGCGGTCTTGATTCAAGACTTTCTAAGGATCTTCCTGTTGATCTGCAGAAACTGAGGTGCAAG GTGGCATTTCACGCACTTAAGTTTGCACCATCAATCCTGCACCTTGGTAACAAGCTTACTGAGAGAATAAGAAGCAAGGGACCTTACCTTGCTCTTCATTTGCGCCTAGAGAAGGATGTATGGGTCAGAACAGGCTGCCTTCCTGGTCTAAGCCATGGTTACAATGAGATCATACGAGATGAAAGAAAGCAACATCCCAAGCTCTTAACCTCAAGATCAACTATGAGTTACCATGAAAGGAAGCTTGCAGGTCTTTGTCCCTTAAATGCGATGGATGTCACCAG ATTGCTCAAGGCCCTTGGGGCTCCAAAAACAGCTCAAATCTTCTGGGCTGGAGGAACTCCATTCGGTGGAGAAAGAGCATTACTACCATTAACTAAAGACTTTCCACATCTATACAATAAGGAAGACCTTGCATTGCCCGGAGAGCTTGAGCCCTTTGCAAAGAAAGCCTCCATGATGGCTGCTGTAGACTACATTGTTTCTGAAAACAGCGACGTTTTCATGCCTTCTCATGGTGGCAATATGGGCCATGCTATCCAG GGAAGCAGAGCTTATGCAGGGCACAAGAAAACTATTATACCAAATAAGAGGCAAATGGTCCCCTATTTTCTAAATTCTTCCATACCTGAAGAAGACTTCAGTAGGATCATAGTGAACTTGCACCGCGATTCTTTGGGAAAACCAAAGCTAAGAACAACTAGCAAAGCAGGGAGAGATGTTACAAAGTATCCTATCCCGGAGTGTATGTGTAACGACTTAAATAGACATTCAAGCTTTTGA